In a genomic window of Rhipicephalus microplus isolate Deutch F79 unplaced genomic scaffold, USDA_Rmic scaffold_261, whole genome shotgun sequence:
- the LOC142792906 gene encoding uncharacterized protein LOC142792906 — MKFFSAVALLSLAIPACLGAGIKTIVRGGAALPGTVAAAPLSSLPTIPAVTSGVSSVVTPSVTTGLTGTGLGTVPGSVTGSLGGLTGSYPGSLNGLGGGLWGSYPGFLGGSLGGLYGSYPGYLGGFGRGLYGSYPGSFGGSLGGLYGSYPGYFGGFGRGLYGSYPGSFGGSLGGLYGSYPGSFGGYLGGLSGYYPGRFGGALSGLYGSYPGSFGGILGGLSGTYPGSLGGVLGGLYGSYPGSYGGYLGGLSGYYPGRFGGVLGGLYGSYPGSFGGVLGRLYGSYPGSLGGVLGGLYGSYPGSFGGVLGRLSGSYPGSFGGVLGGLYGSYPGSFGGVLGRLYGSYPGSFGGVLGGLYGSYPGSFGGVLGRLYGSYPGSFGGVLGGLYGSYPGSFGGVLGRLSGSYPGSFGGVLGGLYGSYPGSFGGVLGRLAGSYPGSLGGVLGGLYGSYPGSFGGYLGGLSGYYPGRFGGALSGLYGSYPGSFGGYLGGLSGYYPGRFGGALSGLYGSYPGSFGGYLGGLSGYYPGRFGGALSGLYGSYPGSFGGYLGGLSGYYPGRFGGALSGLYGSYPGSFGGYLGGLSGYYPGRFGGALSGLYGSYPGSLGGYLGGLSGYYPGSYGGSLSGLYGSYPGGYGGLGGLFGGFPGYGDRSLASLFGRGAYPGFYGATTLNLIGNRNFALLGRFPPPHGIGAVERRGRFLPHPVDIRTTTDPVTGHPMVQAVYFGNLRERIVPVPVPIPTDVPYPVPVPVPQPYPVPRQVPYPVPVPVAHPVPVHTNTEVHKTDVVAATPQGAVLVDRAVTDVRPGATAVA, encoded by the exons ATGAAGTTCTTCAGTGCTGTCGCACTACTATCACTGG CCATTCCGGCTTGCCTTGGTGCCGGAATCAAAACAATTGTCAGAGGAGGTGCTGCCCTTCCAGGAACAGTAGCTGCTGCTCCACTAAGCTCACTGCCCACCATCCCTGCAGTCACCAGTGGGGTCAGTTCTGTAGTTACCCCAAGCGTCACAACTGGGCTCACCGGCACTGGCCTCGGAACCGTGCCCGGATCCGTCACCGGATCTTTGGGTGGTCTTACTGGCTCTTACCCTGGCTCCCTCAACGGGCTCGGCGGTGGCCTGTGGGGAAGCTACCCGGGTTTCTTGGGTGGTTCTCTTGGTGGTCTCTATGGCTCCTACCCTGGCTACCTCGGTGGGTTCGGTCGTGGACTCTATGGTAGCTACCCAGGTTCTTTCGGTGGCTCTCTTGGTGGTCTCTATGGCTCCTACCCTGGCTACTTTGGCGGGTTTGGTCGTGGACTCTACGGAAGCTACCCTGGCTCCTTCGGTGGATCTCTGGGTGGCCTGTATGGATCCTATCCCGGTAGCTTTGGTGGATACCTCGGTGGTCTTTCCGGATATTACCCCGGAAGGTTTGGTGGAGCTCTGAGTGGTCTGTATGGATCCTACCCCGGTAGCTTTGGTGGAATCCTTGGTGGCCTTTCCGGAACTTACCCAGGAAGCCTTGGCGGAGTTCTTGGTGGTCTCTACGGTTCTTACCCTGGTAGCTATGGTGGATACCTTGGTGGTCTTTCCGGATATTACCCCGGAAGATTTGGCGGAGTTCTCGGTGGTCTCTATGGATCTTACCCAGGTAGCTTTGGTGGAGTACTAGGTCGCCTTTATGGATCCTACCCAGGTAGCCTTGGCGGAGTTCTTGGTGGCCTCTACGGATCTTATCCCGGTAGCTTTGGTGGAGTACTAGGTCGCCTTTCTGGATCCTACCCAGGAAGCTTTGGCGGAGTTCTCGGTGGTCTCTATGGATCCTACCCTGGTAGCTTTGGGGGAGTCCTTGGTCGTCTTTACGGATCTTACCCAGGAAGCTTTGGCGGAGTTCTCGGTGGTCTCTACGGATCCTACCCAGGTAGCTTTGGTGGAGTCCTAGGTCGCCTTTACGGATCTTACCCAGGAAGCTTTGGCGGAGTTCTCGGTGGTCTCTACGGATCCTACCCAGGTAGCTTTGGTGGAGTCCTAGGTCGCCTTTCTGGATCTTACCCAGGAAGCTTTGGCGGAGTTCTCGGTGGTCTCTACGGATCCTACCCCGGTAGCTTTGGTGGAGTCCTAGGTCGCCTTGCTGGATCCTACCCAGGAAGCCTTGGTGGTGTCTTGGGTGGTCTCTACGGATCCTACCCTGGTAGCTTTGGCGGATACCTTGGTGGTCTTTCCGGATACTACCCCGGAAGATTTGGTGGAGCTTTGAGCGGTCTGTACGGATCCTACCCTGGTAGCTTTGGTGGATACCTTGGTGGTCTTTCCGGATACTACCCCGGAAGGTTTGGTGGAGCTTTGAGTGGTCTGTACGGATCCTACCCTGGTAGCTTTGGTGGATACCTTGGTGGTCTTTCCGGATACTACCCCGGAAGGTTTGGTGGAGCTTTGAGTGGTCTGTACGGATCCTACCCCGGTAGCTTTGGTGGATACCTTGGTGGTCTTTCTGGATACTACCCTGGAAGATTTGGTGGAGCTTTGAGTGGTCTATACGGATCCTACCCCGGTAGCTTCGGTGGATACCTTGGTGGTCTTTCCGGATACTACCCCGGTAGATTTGGTGGAGCTTTGAGTGGTCTTTACGGATCCTACCCTGGTAGCTTGGGTGGATATCTTGGAGGTCTTTCTGGATACTATCCCGGAAGTTATGGTGGATCACTGAGTGGTCTCTACGGTTCCTACCCCGGAGGCTATGGTGGATTGGGTGGTCTCTTCGGTGGCTTCCCTGGCTACGGTGACCGCAGTCTTGCCAGTCTTTTCGGCAGAGGAGCATATCCTGGCTTCTACGGAGCTACCACCTTGAACCTCATTGGCAACCGCAACTTTGCTCTTCTCGGACGATTCCCTCCTCCACATGGCATTGGGGCCGTCGAGCGCAGGGGGCGATTCCTACCTCATCCCGTTGACATCCGCACTACCACTGACCCCGTAACTGGTCACCCCATGGTTCAGGCTGTCTACTTCGGAAACCTGCGTGAGCGCATCGTGCCTGTGCCAGTCCCAATCCCAACAGATGTCCCATACCCAGTACCAGTCCCCGTGCCACAGCCATATCCAGTTCCCCGCCAAGTTCCTTACCCAGTGCCCGTCCCTGTAGCCCACCCAGTACCAGTCCACACTAACACTGAAGTACACAAGACCGACGTTGTAGCCGCCACTCCACAAGGCGCAG TTCTCGTCGACAGAGCAGTAACTGACGTCCGACCAGGCGCAACCGCCGTTGCTTAA